A portion of the Chryseobacterium tructae genome contains these proteins:
- a CDS encoding SRPBCC family protein: MDNYTNTIEVKTTADKSYDALAYQIPLWWTEMFEGSSEQVGDVFTIRFGADIYKTMKVNESMPNSKIIWYVEDSLIALPELKNQTEWIGTTIVWKIEQSAENAHIKVTHLGLRPDIECYDICSNGWVQFLGSLKLFLETGKGNPYKK; encoded by the coding sequence ATGGATAATTATACCAATACAATAGAAGTAAAAACTACTGCAGATAAATCTTATGATGCTTTAGCTTATCAGATTCCGCTTTGGTGGACTGAGATGTTTGAAGGATCTTCTGAGCAAGTAGGAGATGTGTTTACAATAAGATTCGGAGCTGATATTTACAAAACAATGAAGGTAAATGAATCAATGCCAAATTCAAAGATAATCTGGTATGTGGAAGACTCATTGATTGCTCTTCCGGAATTAAAGAACCAGACTGAATGGATAGGAACTACAATTGTTTGGAAAATAGAACAAAGTGCAGAAAATGCGCATATAAAAGTGACCCACCTTGGTTTACGTCCGGATATTGAATGCTATGACATCTGTTCCAATGGCTGGGTGCAATTCTTGGGTAGTCTGAAGCTTTTCCTGGAAACCGGAAAAGGTAATCCGTATAAAAAGTAA